TGTTTGCTGATCATTCTGTTACTCTGGCCGCATCCTGTGGCTGCTCAAACTGATCTCCCTCAATGGCTTGAACGCAAAACCACCTATATTTCTATTTTGTATCCCCAAGGCAGCGAAGCCGAAGCCGAGCGCTATGCTGGCTATAGCGACGCGATCTACGAGGAAGTTACGGCGGTGGTTGGTTATCGACCTGCCCCACCCTTGACGCTGCGCATCTACCCCACTAAAGAACTGTATCAACAGGTGAATCCTGCGGCCCGTTGGCTCGAAGGCATCGTGGCTCATGCCCACACTGGGCGGCGCGAAATTAGCATTGCTGTGCAGCAAACCGTTGGCATGAGCGATGAAGAATTACGCAATAATGTGCGCCATGAATTAATGCATATTATCGCTGCTGAGCTTTCCGATGGCCGATTAAGCACGATGTGGCAGGAAGGCATTGCCCAATATGTTGAAGTGCCAACCAGCCAAAGTGGCTACAAAATTGCCTTGCTCAAACAAGCTCTAGAAAATAAACAATTAGCAACATGGCGAGCCTTGGATAGCACTGGCGCGGTCTACGATAATCCAGCGCTGGGCTATCCCCAAAGCTGGTCGATGGTCTCGTTCTTAATTCAACGCTATGGCATGGCTCGGTTTTTGGCTTTTTTAGAGGCGCTACGTACAGCTAGCGGCTATCGTTCTGCCCTCAGTCAGGCGTATAGTCTTAGCGCCGAAAGCCTTGAAAGCGAATGGCTGGCTCAACTGCCAACATGGATCGATGGTGGTTGGAAGCAAGCGCCGAGTGTCGCCTTCGATCAAGCGAGCATCGAAACCGCCCTTACTGCTGGTCGTTATAGCGAGGCCTTGACTGCCGCCGAAACCGCCCTGACGATCAAGGATGATCCAGCGATTGCCGCTTTACGCGAACAAGCTCGCAAAGGTGTGCGAGCTGAAGATGCTGCTGCTGCTGCCCGCGTGGCGCTATTGTCAGGCCGTTACGCTGAAGCCAAAACCGCAATCGAACAAGCCTTGCCGTTATTTGCTGATTTGGCGCGAATTGATCGCCAAAAATTGCTGAATGATTATCTGCAACGCGCCGACCAAGGCCTCAAAGCCCAACAATTGCTCGAAACTGCCCGCCGCGATTTGAATGGAATTCGCGTGGTTGCTGCACGCAACAATATTGAGCAAGCCGCTAATTTATTTAGCCAGCTTGGCGATAGCAATGGGCGCAGCCAAGCCGCTCAGTTGCTCGAATCGCTCAATCTGCGGCTAAAAATCGTGGGTATCGTGTTGATTGTCGTGGTTGGTTTGGGCATGGCCTGGAATATTGATCGACGGCGGGCCCTGCGCAAGCGAATATTGCCACTCTAGGGGGTTGCTGATGATCATTAATCTCAAAAATGCTGAACATTATGTTTGGGGCGATGGTTGCGACGGCTGGTTTTTACATAAATCGGCAGCATTTACCCTTATTCAAGAGCGTGTGCCAGTCGGCAAGGCCGAAGTGCGCCATTACCACGAATATGCCGACCAAGTGTTTTACGTGTTGCAAGGGGTTGCGACGCTTGAAGTTGATGGCACAATCCACCAGCTTCGAGCAGG
This sequence is a window from Herpetosiphon gulosus. Protein-coding genes within it:
- a CDS encoding cupin domain-containing protein, which produces MMIINLKNAEHYVWGDGCDGWFLHKSAAFTLIQERVPVGKAEVRHYHEYADQVFYVLQGVATLEVDGTIHQLRAGDSLAIPVGAAHQLSNQGPAELQFLLISQPNSHGDRVLAPLESV
- a CDS encoding peptidase MA family metallohydrolase, whose product is MRQLLCLLIILLLWPHPVAAQTDLPQWLERKTTYISILYPQGSEAEAERYAGYSDAIYEEVTAVVGYRPAPPLTLRIYPTKELYQQVNPAARWLEGIVAHAHTGRREISIAVQQTVGMSDEELRNNVRHELMHIIAAELSDGRLSTMWQEGIAQYVEVPTSQSGYKIALLKQALENKQLATWRALDSTGAVYDNPALGYPQSWSMVSFLIQRYGMARFLAFLEALRTASGYRSALSQAYSLSAESLESEWLAQLPTWIDGGWKQAPSVAFDQASIETALTAGRYSEALTAAETALTIKDDPAIAALREQARKGVRAEDAAAAARVALLSGRYAEAKTAIEQALPLFADLARIDRQKLLNDYLQRADQGLKAQQLLETARRDLNGIRVVAARNNIEQAANLFSQLGDSNGRSQAAQLLESLNLRLKIVGIVLIVVVGLGMAWNIDRRRALRKRILPL